In one window of Camelina sativa cultivar DH55 chromosome 15, Cs, whole genome shotgun sequence DNA:
- the LOC104748945 gene encoding uncharacterized protein LOC104748945 translates to MTNNHRVEHHEPRKHHEPQDRKKGVIHAVSEVDDQEKQPSDLKELYCDFHMYPGHSTQECVHLKNYLYAKYLSGKVEATYQPKSARGGRGRRGGWRGGRSNRGCGAVGRRGYDGLPNAVQQPVNQAPVNHQEEAPQADELPGPPKRQRGQNPERVNSPPRGRITMILCPPEDCADSVRALKKRARQVCALQTAPSEPSLCSDPISFTSEDAKGIQHPHSDPLVIEVLMGDFDVERVLIDTGSTVNVLCWQTLEKMGVTPDQLKPETRTLTGYDGVAKMSMGDVKLQVRAGGVTRKTKFVVVDAPPIYNAILGVPWIYAMQAVPSTYHLCLKFPTPTGICTLYGDQRVARACSVIEKKQRKTEAA, encoded by the coding sequence ATGACGAACAACCATCGGGTCGAACACCACGAACCCCGCAAGCACCATGAACCCCAGGATCGCAAAAAGGGCGTCATCCACGCAGTCTCCGAGGTGGACGATCAAGAAAAGCAGCCATCCGACCTGAAGGAACTCTACTGCGATTTTCACATGTACCCCGGTCACTCCACACAAGAGTGCGTCCACCTGAAGAACTACCTGTACGCGAAGTATCTCTCCGGCAAGGTCGAAGCTACTTATCAGCCAAAAAGCGCCCGTGGAGGCAGAGGTCGCCGAGGGGGATGGCGCGGAGGACGATCTAACCGAGGCTGTGGTGCAGTCGGCAGACGGGGCTACGACGGACTACCCAACGCAGTCCAACAGCCGGTCAACCAAGCACCCGTGAATCATCAGGAGGAGGCGCCCCAAGCAGACGAACTGCCTGGCCCTCCGAAACGACAGAGGGGACAAAACCCGGAGCGGGTCAATTCCCCTCCCCGTGGACGAATAACCATGATACTTTGTCCACCAGAGGACTGCGCAGACTCTGTTCGCGCACTAAAGAAGAGGGCACGACAAGTTTGCGCCCTTCAAACTGCTCCGAGCGAGCCTTCACTCTGTTCGGACCCGATATCATTCACTTCGGAGGACGCCAAAGGGATCCAACACCCCCATTCAGACCCTTTGGTTATCGAAGTCTTGATGGGCGACTTTGACGTCGAACGAGTCCTGATTGACACTGGGAGCACCGTCAATGTACTCTGTTGGCAAACGCTAGAAAAAATGGGTGTCACACCAGACCAACTAAAACCCGAAACTCGAACGCTGACGGGCTATGATGGGGTCGCCAAGATGTCGATGGGAGACGTAAAACTACAAGTACGAGCTGGCGGAGTGACCCGGAAGACTAAGTTCGTAGTCGTTGATGCACCACCAATCTACAACGCTATTTTGGGGGTACCGTGGATATatgcgatgcaggccgtaccatcgacctatcacctctgcctcaaattcccaACTCCTACAGGAATTTGCACACTTTACGGCGACCAGAGGGTGGCCCGAGCCTGCTCTGTTATcgaaaagaagcagaggaagacggAGGccgcatag